The Hyla sarda isolate aHylSar1 chromosome 2, aHylSar1.hap1, whole genome shotgun sequence genome includes the window CTTGGACTCCGCTGACTGTCAGAAGATACCGAGCAATTACTACAACTTATGGAGAGTCTCAGTATATGGCTTTGCCAAAAAATCCATTTCATAGGATGAGGTCAAAAAATAGTGAACCTTCTATTCAAGTGACAgaataaaaaaattcattttggtaATGCAGATTGAACATACAGACTAACCTCAACTGCAGTGTGAAAAAAGATCAATGCAAGTTTGAAAATTTGTGTAATaagtttaacttaaaggggtattccaggcaaaaactttttttgatatatcaactggctccggaaagttaaacagatttgtaaattacttttattaaaaaatcttaatccttccaatagttattagcttctgtagttgagttgctgttttctgtctaactgctttctgatgactcacatcccgggagctgtgcagttcctatggggatattctccaatcatgcacagctcccgggacgtgacatcatcattgagcatttacacagaaaacttcagaagctaataactattggaaggattaagatttaagtaatttacaaatctgtttaactttccggagccagttgatatataaaaaaaagtttttgcctgtaatacccctttaaccccttaaggactcagcccattttggccttaaggactcagacaatttaatttttacgttttcattttttcatcctcgccttctaaaaatcataactcttttatattttcatccacagactagtatgagggcttgttttttgcgcgaccagttgtcctttgtaatgacatcactcattatatcataaaatgtatggcgcaagcaaaaaacactatttttgtggggaaattaaaacgaaaaacgcaattttgctaattttggaaggttttgttttcacgccgtacaatttatggtaaaaatgacgtgtgttctttattctgagggtcaatacgattaaaatgatacccattattatatacttttatattattgttgcgcttaaaaaaaatcacaaactttttaaccaaattagtatgtttataatccctttattttgatgacctctaacttttttatttttccgtataagtggcggtatgggggctcattttttgcgccatgatctgtactttttttgataccacatttgcatataaaaaacttttaatacattttttataatttttttttaataaaatgtattaaaaaagtaggaattttggacttttttttattttttttcgttcacgccgttcaccgtacgggatcattaacattttattttaatagttcggacatttacgcacgcggcgataccaaatatgtctataaaaaatgtttttttacgctttttgggggtaaaataggaaaaaacggacgttttacttttttattgggggaggggatttttcacttttttttttacttttacatttttttacatttttttttacacttgaatagtccccataggggactattcatagcaataccatgattgctaattctgatctgttctatgtataggacatagaacagatcagtattatctgtcatctcctgctctggtctgctcgatcacagaccagagcaggagacgccgggagccggacggaggaaggagaggggacctccgtgcggcgttatgaatgatcggatcgcgatccgatcgttcatgtaaatcgcgaactgccgcagatgccgggatctgtattgatcccggcacctgaggggttaatggcggacgcccgcgagatcgcgggcgtcggccattgccggcgggtccctggctgcgatcagcagccgggatcagccgcgcatgacacgggcatcgctccgatgcccgcggttatgcttaggacgtaaatgtacgtcctggtgcgttaagtaccacctcaccaggacgtacatttacgtcctgcgtccttaaggggttaaagtgcctcggtcatttaaaaaaaaaaaatacattttgggggggtcattagaccaagTGGAGAGTAGCACACTATTACGCTCTTCACTGCACAGCTCACAGCTATCTCTGTCTATTGAACCGTCTAGTGAAGTAAGGCCGGAGATTGCAGCAAGCCGAAAAGTAAAGTGCATTATCATGCATTTCTCCCAGCTTGTTTAAATGATCATGGGGGTTACAGTACTGAGACTTCAGCCAATCAAGACTATAGACATGTctcttaatgttttttttttattttttttttaaatgacagggaaaCTTTGATAATTATTTGGTTCTAGGGCATGTAGCATCATCATAAAGATGACAAAACCACTGGGCACCTTTATTAATAGTGTTGTAGGAAAGACACATTTGCACTAACTTTATGGAAAAAAAACGCTGCAGTACACAAAATTTGGCTTAACAAGATTCTTCTAATGTCAGCCCTAGGTGGCATCAATTGCCACCAGTCTGGTGTACCAAATAACATATATAAGGCTGGGcttacaccacgtttttgcaatacagttcccatatcaggtattttttttaaaacagattcctcaaaacctgactaaactgtataaaaacgtttgtacaaattttaatccgtgtacggtttgaaaaatgatgtccggttgcatccgttttttaaagaaaaaaaaacacacacgtttttaacttttcactccattatgaataaagtttcactggtTTGATTgaatttccaagaaaaaaaactgtgcaaagtcaaaaacaatatggtgaaaaccggatggaaccgtacgcacatacagttctgtatggttcccattgactcccaagttaaaaaaaaaatgtataagtttcattacggtttttcacccagaccaaaaactgtggtaggctacggttttgggtacggggaaaagaaacagacaaaaccgtactGGATGCAAAAGGATACAacaggatgcatcttttggcctatggttttcaatggagagtcaatgcatacggttttcaatatggttttgtatggttttcaaattgaaaacttatacgggaactgtattccaaaaacatggtgtgaatccagccttacagCTGTCACATGATTTGCCCCAAGTTAACCGTAAAAGGGCTTTTCTGGCAAAATTGATTGGTGGCCTATTGCCAGGATATGCCATCAATAGATGATCAGCAGGGTCCCGACAGCCAGCAGCCAGGCCAATCATCTGTTCCGCAGGGTTGACGCAGCTGAATTTATGGAATTCATGACAGGGGGCGATTGTAAGCTAAAAAGGCAGATACTGCCCTGTCTAATGCACCCAACGATCAGCCAATGAACAAGCAAACGCTTGGCTGATTACTTTGCATTGACAGATAACAATTAATTGTTTTTGTAATGGTGGATCTACAGCCAGTAAATAACCCAGTAACCATTTTTGTGGCCCGCCCTGCCTGCCCAATAATGGAACGTTAAAATAGTGCCAAACTTTATGATTGGCACTTACATAAGACAGCCATTGGCTAATGCCATTGCAAGCTGTGAAGGGGGCCACTGGctccatttactgtataatggccATGCCATGTTACTGCAACTCaagtcaagttaaaggggttctccactgccctgttttccggagctccgctggcagcgtccggaagttaattactccggacgctgtgtgcgggcttccgtgttcgaggccgccccctcgtgacgtcacgcccgcccaccccctcaacaaaagtctatgggaagggggcgcgacagcagtcgcgcccccttcccatagactttcgttgagggggcgggcatgacgtcacgagggggcggcctccaaCACGGAAGCCtacacacagcgtccggagtaataaacttccggacgctgcgagcggagcgcCGGAAGActgggcagtggagaacccctttaaggggaatgaGAGATGAGCTGCAGTATACAGGCACGGCCACTACACTGTGGAGAGAAAAACCGCTTGAGGCGATAAACTGCTGCTGTTGTTCTTGAACAAGAGCTTGTCCGACAGCTATCTTAGTTTATTTAGGCTTATTTCCTTTGGGCATTAAAAATATCCATTAGAATAACATTTTCAGGATTATACTGATAACCGGTCCGGTAAATGTGAATTACACTCAAAAtggaagaagattttttttttttttttttttatcgaatATCCTGTACTGTTAGTATAGTAAATTTACTTTAAGCCATCATCCACTGAACCCAATCTCTGCTGTCAGATTGATAAATAAAAGGGATTATTAGAAGGTCATACagaagcagataaaaagagattCCTTAAGAAGATATGCAGCccattaaaaaattatttataaaaacaaAATAGATTGCAATAAAAAAGCAGATATCAGATGCCAAAATACCAGGGAGTTTATAAATGCCTTCTTCTGATCAATTCATCCAGTTGCGTCCTTACAATTAATAAAAGTGGAAAGACTAAGAATTTCCTCTTCCAAGCTCAGTGTCTAATAAAAACAGATATTTCCATCCAAATAACTCACCTGCTATTAACACTGCTGAGTTATGTATAGCAAAAACACACAGGCCAAGGATACACATCTACAGCCCAGCTTCTAAGGGCTTCGGTTTTTCTGCACTGCGCGCACAGGATCTAATACTACAGAAATACTAAAAGATACGGTGATCTTTTACACTGTAAGAACATTTCCTTACATATAGGTTGTATAATGCACTGGGAGGCTTCATTAAACATCATCCAGATCCTGACCTCTTCTGATGAGAGATGAGTAACATAAAAATCTGGCCTTTTCTCCAGATTTAGGCGCCAAGAGAAGAGCATAAGAGTTTTTGGTCACCATCTTTGATCCGCTATCTTTTCCCAGTCCGCCGTGTTTCTTTGCCATTACTGATTGAGTTTGGTGCACCAGGGACCGAGTGGTTGGGTTGGCTGCGTGTAATTCGTCCACTTGACTGGTGAGGAGTTGCAGGGGGCTGGTGTACAGTACTAACCTGGTTGTTATTTCCATTACCGTTGGGTAGCTCTGTAGCTGGAAATAAGATGAGGATACATAATaggacaaatatttattttaaacagaAAGTGTTACCAGTTCTAAGGTAAACaaatataaaatgttttaggctatgttcacatcagtgttAGGAGATTCGTTCGCTGATTCCACTAAAATGATAGGACCTTAGTATCACAACCTCCGTCCCAGCAGCTGTAATGGAGTTCCCTAACGCTAATGTGAACACTTTCTTCATTATGAATTTGCTGTAACACGTAAGTGACATGTAAGACATTTTGATCATTGGAGATGTGGGGGCTGAAATCCCCATTGACTGCCAAAATGAAGGGGCAGAAGCATTGAGCCCTTACGCTGCTTACTTCACTCTCTAAAGCAACTTTGATCCTGGGTCATTTAATGCACAAACAATAGCGACCACTGCGTCTAGACCCAATCAGCACCCAGCCAACACAATTGCAGTAAACCAATGGGATGTCATTGCACCTGGGATCGTAATaccgtggtccctcaagttacaatattaattggttctgggacgaccattgtatgttgaaaccattgtatgttgagaccagaactctatggaaacctagtaattggttctaaaggcaccaaaatgccatccaaaaataggaaaaagtggggATTAAAGATAaacaagtagataactaatatagataaagcaaatccttacatataaaagtaggaaataTCTGCTggcagctgtaatcactgtctatgtcagtgttttccaagcagggagcctccagctgttgcaaaactacaactcccagcatgcccggacagccgttggctgtccgggcatgctgggagttgtagttttgcaacagctgggggcaccctgcttgggaaacactggcctatgtagaggacaggagcttgttctggggtcctgtacagtacacacaatgtcctaaaaaagtaatggagtcgccctcacctggtgtccaaaggagcagctaaccctggtaacacaggtaaagagtacagaacatgtaatacctccctgtactgtagggggcgctatcagacaccagtcagtgcatacacttcagtaatacaggggttttaccagcgaatgcccattctgattggttggtacttccagccattgacatgtttcacagatctagactgtctgtacattgtatgttgagtctggtttcaacttacgatgatccagaaaagaccattgtatgttgaaactattgtatgttgaggccattgtaagttgagggatcactgtaaagacCGCTGGCCTGCCTCGACTATATGACTTTTACACAGCCTAACAGGTTgcctgtcattttgtaacttagtatacaaaaaaataacatCAGTGATCAGAAGTCTGGCATAGCCATACTTATAACaacccacaggataggagataagggtCTGATTTAGAGAGggccgaatgctgggacccccgtgatcaaatGTACGGGGCCCAGCAACCCACCCTTGGAGACGAGTAGACGAGTGCTGGCCTGCTCTGCTAATCACCGGCTGAGAtgcaatcctgtggataggggataaattgagttccccggactaccccttttaagggATTGATGCATACATTTATGAGTTCCGAggcaaaaagcattttttttactgacCTGGAGGAGCAGCATTGTTTGAGGAGTTGTGGTTAGCTGCTCCTGACCCGCTCTCAACCTGTGCCTGAAATCATACAAACATGAGAAATCTGTAACACTGAAATTAGAAGAGGCAACAACATTGAGGAAAATAAAGGCCACTTACCTGTTTGCTTTGGGATTGCTGTGCAACATAATCAGGGTTTGGTTCACTAAAGTTAGGCATTTCAGAATAAACCATGCAAAATctgaaaatatataaatacatgtatttattttatgAAAAGACAAAATCAGATCCAACAACAGTAAGGTATATTAGGCCGCAAATCTACACAAATCTGCAAAAAAAGTGTTCTTAACCTACAGCCAGGAGCCTGAATATTATTTACTAGCCATGGAATAAGATTTCTCTGTGTTTTATGCAGCCCATAATAATGGGTTTATctgctaggcaggaacatagctGCTTGTGAGGATCTGCTAGAAGTAAACACAGCTGCTTGTAAAGGGTTACTCTGAATCTCTCACTGACATTATGCATGTTTTTACTTACAGCCCACCATGCATTTGAGTCTGAGTAAAAAGATGTATGTCAGGTGAAGACCTGAaagcagttattttttttttagctaactaTGTACaaaccattgaagtcaatggggtatGTGCTTGTCTATGCATGTATATCTaaattttattaaagtttttcatACAAATATAAAATAAGCATAAGAGAA containing:
- the NABP2 gene encoding SOSS complex subunit B1, giving the protein MTTETFVKDVKPGLKNLNVIFIVLETGRVTKTKDGHEVRTCKVADKTGSINISVWDDVGNLIQPGDIIRLTKGYASVFKGCLTLYTGRGGDLQKIGEFCMVYSEMPNFSEPNPDYVAQQSQSKQAQVESGSGAANHNSSNNAAPPATELPNGNGNNNQVSTVHQPPATPHQSSGRITRSQPNHSVPGAPNSISNGKETRRTGKR